CCACCGGCCATCACGGCAATCCTTTCATCGCCAGGTAATCGCGTACAAGGATTCCTCGCTGCAGGCCACGTCTGCACGGTCATGGGGTACTGGGAGTACGAGCCATTGGCCGAGCGCTTTCGTGTCCCCATCGTCGTCACCGGATTCGAGCCAGTAGACCTGCTCCAGGGGCTGCTGCGGACAGTGCGCCAACTGGAGGCGGGCCGTCATGAGGTGGAGAACGCTTATGAACGGTCAGTGACGCGAGAGGGGAATCGCCCTGCGCAGGAGCTGATCGCCCGCGTTTTCGAACCGTGTGACCGGACCTGGCGCGGCATCGGCCTGATCCCGGATAGCGGCTGGCGGCTGCGGCCGGAGTTCGCCGCCTTCGATGCTGAGAACCGTTTCCCCGTGGGAGACATTCAGACGCAGGAGTCGAGTGTCTGCATCAGCGGGCTAGTGTTACAGGGCCGTAAGAAGCCGCACGAATGTCCTGCCTTCGGTACAAGCTGTACCCCTGCACACCCTCTAGGCGCAACAATGGTCTCATCGGAAGGAGCGTGTGCAGCATATTATCGCTATAGACGGAGCCTATAGCTCTCCACCATGTGGTGAGGCTGGAGACGAGTTTAAAGCGATGGAGATGGGTTTCACGTTTGAAGGCCTAAGTTGTCCCGTGCCGTTACCTGATGCCACGCTGGACCGGATCGTCCT
This genomic interval from Anaerolineae bacterium contains the following:
- the hypD gene encoding hydrogenase formation protein HypD translates to MKYVAEFRQPELIHKLAGEIRRTVTKPWTIMEICGGQTHAFMRFGLESLLPPEIELVHGPGCPVCVTPLELIDKAIAIASRPEVIFCSFGDMLRVPGSHADLFRVKAAGGDVRVVYSPLECLKIARQHPNREVVFFAIGFETTAPGNAMLVWQARQQGIRNFSMLVSHVRVPPAITAILSSPGNRVQGFLAAGHVCTVMGYWEYEPLAERFRVPIVVTGFEPVDLLQGLLRTVRQLEAGRHEVENAYERSVTREGNRPAQELIARVFEPCDRTWRGIGLIPDSGWRLRPEFAAFDAENRFPVGDIQTQESSVCISGLVLQGRKKPHECPAFGTSCTPAHPLGATMVSSEGACAAYYRYRRSL